tcgctattatcgtttgttataaatattatataattttatatatgatatagatCACAAACAAAACATGCTTAcatgcattattatttataaactgACCTAACGTTCGCCTTCTAGCCATTGCAGCAAACGTTTCCAGTAAGCCGGTGGCGGCTGCTGGTTCCAAGGTATTGTTAGTGTCAGAGCAAGCAAGATTGGGCACAGACACAGACATAGGATTCGTAACCACTACAGGACAACCTCCTGTAGTATTTTGGGCAGATGAGCTAGCTTCTTTGTCCCGGCTGCATTCTTTACCAGCTAATTGGAGAATAAAACTGAACTTCGTGAGTACTCACAATTTCACAGGATGAAGACGAGAAAATTGACAATTGATGTAATTCGGATtatgtttctttgttcacTTCATATTATGtaaaacgtaaaaaagaagtagGTATGCTAATGAACTTCCAAAAGTTGGACTGTATTGTATTTGCCGCATATTaagtaagaaagaatgaaaaaaaacataCCATCCGTGATACCAGGATGATGTCTTGGCACAGGCTTAATTCTAAGTGAATTTTCATCTGTCTCTCCAGATACACTGATCCGAACAGGCACCAAACCAAGCAATTCACCACTCAGAAAgctatttgtattattacgcAATCTATCAGCTCCTTCTCTCATACGATCTAGTACTTCTGCAGCTTCCAAACTCAATAATCCTCCACCAGGCTAAAATATCACATCGTaagtaacaatataatatttcatatccaATTACTATGTATTGCCGTAACAGTATAATATCACAATATAAGTTTTATACCTTATTTCCTCGAACAGCAGCAAATAATGATTTTGAACTACTAGAAGCacgattactattactatttgcTGGACAATCCGTGTTAAGAGCAAGACTTTCGACAATAGTAGCTAAATCACTTGTAACTGTAGTATCGGGCCTTGGATGTAATACAACGGAAAGTTCTCCTGTTGAATTTGCTCCACCTTCGCCAGTTACAGCTACTACTGCTTCGGCACGAGCAACTGATAATACGCTTTCTGCTATCGATTCAGCTGCTTGCTATTTGCATTAAATAATTCTACTTTTAATCAAATTctatataattctatttattctatatatttctagaAAGTCTACTATTTAGTTACGAATATTTGATCAAAGTTATGTTATACCTTAGCTGCAAGATTGTCAGCACTCGCTGCTTGATCAGTTGATGCTACTGAGCCACGTATAGCTGTATCAGTACAATCAGGTAAACTAGGAGTACTACTAGATTTTCTTCCTGTTAATACTCCTCCACCACTTTTACCTTTTGCTCCACCATCCACGTCTATACAAGTACCAACTAATCTTAAGTCGTATTTGCCTTCTGCTCCCATTCTATATGAATTAGAGCCACCATGGTCCCATGTTACATCTATCCAACCATTGTGAAGTTCTCCTGTAACTGTACCTTCGCctgatttagaaaaaaaaaaagagaagaaaaaaaacgttagTTTGTATAGATTtcatatcaagaataatatacaaaatataaaccTGGTGGCACACCATCTTGATCCCTCCACTTCCAATCCAATCCTCTAACGACTCTAGCACCTGCGACTAAATGCCTTAGAACTTgtgttttaattaatcttcttTGTTTCCGCACACCGGCTTCTGCTTCTCTTGCGGCACGACCAAGATCTTCACAAACACCTGTAACTTCGCCATAAACTTCAAATCCAGATACAGATAAATAATGTGTTTGACCGGAAGCATTTTTCCCAATTTGTTGTAATCGTAAGTGACGCCACCCTTGTGTTTCATCGCTCGGTGGCTCAAGAGTCCACGTAGCTGTACTACCAGGCTCATTTAAAGAACAATCATCCACATGAGCATATAGTGTTGTCCAAATAATACCATCTTTTGATGCCTGagtaagaattaaataattttatgttacTTAATGAATTCTTTTGCAGATATCCAGAAAGATTTacgattgttattaattataaaaaatacgatGTACGCGATATTTATTCTTACCTGAAATACCCAGTTTCTCAATGCACTTCTACCATATCCTCTAGCATGTCTTAAGGTATAAACGCTTGGAATAACCCACACTCCCAAATCTATTGAAAACCAAGCTCTTTTGTCATCATTAGTATGACAATTCAATGCTGAAGCATCTCTACTAAGTATATCTTCAAGATGCCCATACGGTAAGTTCCGTCCATCACTTGAAGTAACAACAACTAAACCATACTGACCAGGATTTACCCACTCTGCACAAGAtctgaaatacaatgataaagaataaatacaccaattttttagtttaattgctatatatttttctttttatcaaaatcaTAGAAAATTCATTAACTGTTACCTTGCATTGGTTCCAATCCAATATAATATGCCATTTTCATCAAAATCATGTTGATACTTAAATGTTAACTTATTGCCTTCTTTTAGTTTTTTCACAAAAGTAAACGTTGATCTATCGTGATCATGCCACTGTTTCGCtaccatttttaataaatgattttctaaTTGCTGTATAGTACTCAATGGTTCCATTTTTAGACTTCTACCGGATCTATCAATAAGAGAACTCTCTCCTGAAGCTTTTTCTAAGCGAAAACGTAACCTCCTTGTTAAAATCTGTGtaagagaaaattttatgttaaatttatatttgcgatatataaataaaaaatacggaagtataaaaatattactgaCTTGAAGGCCATAACCAGAACCTGGAGTATCATACAAATAAACTGGTAATTTTTCTATAGATTCTAATACCGAAACAAGTTTATGCACTAAAATTTTTGCTGAATTATGTTCTCTATTAGCATCTTTCGTTTGAAAGCAACTTTTAAAAACAGCTATCCTCTGTAATCGCATCTTTGTTGTTCTGAGCGTTGGTGGCTGCGGTCCTGGTGGTGCAgccaataaagataataatgtttgtaCCAATCCACTAGAGTGTAGTTCATATGCAGAAACTCTTCCTTCTTCATTCAACAATATTTTAAGCTCTTCTAAAGAACTTTGCAATATAGTACGCCACTCACGATTTCCGGATTGTTGCTTTTGACAAGCTTTCTCTATTTGGTTTACAATAGCTCCGAGTTTGGCAACTACTCCACGCGGCTGTGCTTGAGCAGCTTTAAAGTAACGTTCATAAATATCTTGAGCTTGCACTttaactttttgttttatagcTTCAGTTTTTGATCTTAATCTTTTTCCTCGTTTTCCAGCCCAACCAGCAGCAAATTCTGGacctaaataataataagtaaattagcaaatataaatgaagaggtataattataatttgaagTATAAACTTTAATATACCTAAACTTGTTTCTGCTGTAAAAGAGTGCTTTGTACCACGATttgattcaaaaataaaacCGGGAAGATCCTCCCTTAATATAGTGGCCTGTTGCTGACCATCActattatgtatacataattcactttcttttctactaGATAATGCCCAATTTCCAACAACTAATCGAGTGGGACCAGGACGGGATAGCACAGGTTGACTGGCAGAATTTGGTTTTACTTGACTGCGTGCTCTCTGGAGTTTCTCCAAAAATTCACCGCGGTTTTCTGCAAGAAACATACGaacgtaattaaaataatttaaagccATAAACAAATTCATCATTTCCTATGAAGTGAAACATATTATAAACAgatgtttaaaatatttccagaaagagaaattttaggTTTAGACTGCTAATCTGTATTGAGGGGTAGGAAATGCGTGCCCAACAAGGAGATATGTATACCTACCTTCAGTAGTAAGCGACTCTGTGTTCCTCCCCTTTCCTGTAGGCAGTTAGTAAAACCGGTTATTCACTAAACTAGACCCCTCGTAAAAGTTAATcacaaatgaaaaagataaaacataaATTAATGCTAGCttagagaaaatgaaattataacttTGCATGTTGATAAAAAGGGACGATAGGATCGTttcaagaaagataataattagatgAACGATATAGTTGGATGAAACATTGGATCATactatttagaaaaataagtatCTACTCACCTGATGTGTCGGTTCCACCTTCTGGGCTTCCACTAGAGTACATTGTTGCTAATTTTCCGTCAAGTATAAATCTAAACCATCCATTGCTTCCATTTGATAATTCTAAAGCAGCAGCATCTGACCAGACATATAAACAATCTCGACCTCTACAAATGCACCAATCTCTCCAGTGATAAGCTCTTCCAATTAACAACTCTCGAGCATCTTCCATGGTTTGTTCCTGTCCTGATTGATTTTGTTCTGCTTCTGGTTCAGGAGCAACTTCTTGTGGTCCAGCTAATGAAGCAactttagaaaatattccaagaCGAGCAAAATGCTCCAAAAATTCATCTTTTCCTTTAATCATCAAATCTTGTATCATTTGCAAAACTACTAAATGTCCATCTTCATCTTcctattaatgttaaattaaaaataatttatagtatGAAGATAccatgaatatttaaatatgaatcGAGCGAGATAGAAACAATACATTTTTTCCTCACTTAACAAACGCAAACACTACACAACTTTTTTAAGCACTAGAGTACCAGCGACCTTTAGTTTTGTTTAACTAAATCATATGAGacacaaataatataaaatagacatTTTTCGAGCAGAAAGTGAATGCACTTCTGTGAAGTTTAAGCATATACTTTTGCATGTTTCAACTGCAGGAGACAAACAGTTGACAGAAGTGgacaaataatttcattagtaaaaagaaagaattaaaaaatgtttataattagCCCTCTTTTGAACGTACTGCCAGCTACCTAGTTCATAATCAaccaattatttcaaattttctaatataaatatatatatatatatatatatatatatatatatatatatatatatatatatatatatatatatatataattgtcctCTTTTGTCAAGTTTTGTgtccaaaaagaaataagacacTATGTCACTCATTAATATTAGCACCACTGTATAAAGTCAATATTTTTGCATTTTGTATAGCAATCGTTACTATGGTGCTATAAGACATTTTTGAGGCTTATTGAATATGTATCCTTTCTGAATAGACGAGCAATACATGTGTAAGTTTGTTAGATCTCAcgctttaaataaattatgatagGTGCatcatgttaataataaatatagaaagaatatttatgtAGTCATTAATAAACTCAGCAGACAAACTGAGTAAATGAACAGGATAAGGGAGACAAAAGGGACGTTGATCTAGTGAGCGGTAGAAATATGGTACAGACGTTACCGTCTTATCAAGAATGTAGTTCTGGGAACTGGCAAACTTGCGTGATGAAATGCAGGGCAATTTGGGGCCAATGATCGGCTTGAGAGGCAGAGGCGGTGGCGATGGCGCCTTTATCTCAACCTCCTGTGAACAATCTTAACTAAATCACTGGCACTCTTTGCTTGTGTGTCTGTTTGTCTATTGGAACATGTTCTTGGGTTATTAAAACGATTCAAACAGTCATACTTTTTAAAGGCGTTTGCTATGGAAGTATTAAAGAATATCTAACATATACTTAAAGCATAAAACGAATTTTTATCTTACCTCATTATCTAATACATTTGCAATAACTTCCACAAGCATAGCACCACAGCCGCCTGTATCAGAACCACATGTTTCAACGAGTAATTCTGGTTGTATATAATGTaccatttttctaattaaacttAAACTTGCTTTTCTAACACTGGGGAGCATCGTTGATTGGAAAGTTGTACAAAATACTGGTAAAagtctttttaaatatactgGAGCCATTTCAGGATCACCCTTTGGTTCTGTAAATTCTTCCGTTTCTGCTTCTGGCTTTCTATGCTCTTGATTTGGTGGTAACATCCACTCCCCAGGTGATTGTAATATAGCTGCGACTTCTCTATGACCTTCATCGACACGTTCTCTAGCCTTATCTAATGGAGTTTTTCCGTCTTCGTCTCTAAGATCAGGATTTGCTCCATGCCTAAGCAAAACTTTTGCAATCGCTGGCCTTCCAAAACAAGCTGCATAATGTAGACTTGACGATCGTTGACCTTTATTAACATCTGCACCTCTATCACATAAAAATTCAACCATTTCTTGTGTACCAAATGCCGAAGCCCAATTTAACAATGTTTGACCAACATCATCCATAAAGTTGACTTCAATACCTCCAGAATCTATAGCTTCTATTAATGCATCTGTATCTTTGGATCTTATACAATCAATTAGTTGTCTATGAGACTTTTCACCCGCACTATCCAAACGTCTTAATCTTGGTAACAATGGTCCTGAAGGACCTCCTGTAGTGCCACGACCAAGGGCTGATCTACCCTCAAACAATAAAACTAACAAAAGATCAACTAATCTCATAGAATCGAGAGCACATCTTTCATCTCCTTTTAGGGCCTTTTCTATTGCATCTGGTAATTCTGAACGTAGAAGATCGTGAGTTATCGATGGCGATCCCCTACATAATGTAGATAGAAGACTGATTATAGTGGAAACTGAAGCGCAAGACCTTGGTTCTGAAGTTGCTGCAGTAGTAGGCGGTGGAGGTGTCTTTGGATTACTGGAAGCTGCTGTGACAGATGTACCAGGTCCTGCAGCGTTTGATAATCTATATGGCAGATTAATTTAGAATATGCATCACaatctatacacacacacacacacacatacacacaccatacatacatacatatatacatacatacatacatacatacatacatacatacatacatacacagacaaaaacacacatatatgtatatatattatgtgttaatttttatttgttattaattcttACCTATACAGAAGTTCAGAAACCAATCCATTGCAAGCTAATGGAGCAGGATCAGTTCCTCTCCTGGAAAATCTATCAGCCAATGATGCAAAGCAACGAAGTGCACCATCCGCCACATGTGCATCCTCGTGCCTAAGCAAAGTTGATAATGCTTCTACACAATCAGGCAAAGTTTTATCTTGAGGTTCAACTTTGCCACATAGACGTGTTACTACAGCCATTGCAGAATGTAATGTATCTCGATGAACGCGTGCTCCATGTTCTCTGATGAAACATAATGCACATGGAAGGCCTCCTGCTTCAAACACAGCACCTGCTTCTCTTGCGCAAACGAGTTCTAACACCTGCATATTATTTAAGAtacgaattttaatattattataactaatatgattatcattcattttatatatggaaaaaaatcctttctcctctccctctccttctccctctctttttatttattataccttTATACATTGTTCTGCTAGATCTCTGCTAGCTCTGGAGCCTAGTCCAGCGCCAGACAGACGACCACAAATAGCTTTCACTGCACCTTCCATAGCTACTACTCTGCGTGTACATTCTGCAGAAACATCTAAATAATATGTTATGGCTCGAGCTGTTACTTCTAAAACACTGTCAGGTGCAAATTCATCTAAGAAAATTCTACATAATGCAGGCAAAAATGTGCGTGGTGGACAGCtgaaaagttaataaatattaagataggtaactaaaataattgaaatgaacagacatataattattacttgtaattattacatacCATTCGAAACAGCGATCGACATTATCAGACATAAGTAATAACATGCATAGTTGTTCTAATGCAATTAATTGCATATCTCTTTCGTCTCCCTGGCCCATACTGAGCCATTCTAGTAATGTCTCCGGATCTACGTCTGTCATCTGAATACagatgtataaaaaatataagataccATTTTAATTTATGCAAATATGGTAAAAGTACTATGATCTTAATGAGACAACAATTAACTATACTCTCTTATAtttgttacaataataatattaatttatatagatttcaaaaaataacACTTTTACTGAGCAttaattctaaatattttaagCAAGAAACAAAGGAAGATTATTGTCAGTGAGATGTTATAAATAGCTCACTTTGTTCTATCGttataagatatatagaaTTTCAAAATGCTCACCTTATGTCTTTTATAGCACCAACTAAATGGGTTTCAATCTGACGatctgaaaatataatattgcacTATACTATGAAATCATAAATTGCACAGctaaaatatttaagattgATTTGCAGGTTTTTTACCAAAAGTAACAAACGCACGTCAAAACGAAGgaaataatgtaaaagaatTCGTTATTAATCGTATTTCAAAATTCAATATCGGACGTAACGTATCACAAATAAACACAACTGTTTCTCACTAGTAGCAGCAGCTCTATATTAAGACTCACTTTGacagctttctctctcccgtGGTGTATGGCTTTGGCtgaatgttatttttctaGAAAGAAGCGACGACGATAATTGAGCGCTGCGCTTGTTAAATGTTAAACACACGCTCCGAACGGGACTTGAACAGTTCGATAAATAAAGGCACGTGGCATTGAGAGACAGcaatatcctatatatatatattggtacTTGCCGTTAAAACACAAaggatggaaaaaaatttgacaCGACAATGGCaatcattagaaattttcttcttcattgaaATAACGTATAAAATGCAACCTTTGACCGCATTACGTATACAAattaaaaggaagataaatcGAAGACAATTATTGAAATCATCTGATATTCACAACATACTATTATCTATAACTCTCCTGCTCGCGAGTATGGCTCAACACACAATGAAGATACATTACCGTTCCGCACAGTGTTCCATCCTTCGTAAGGGGTCAGGTCGCCATCCTTTATGAAACGTCTCGTTTCCCGATAAGAAAACGAACACGACAACGTACTTGCACCGTCGTTTGTACGAACAAGCTTATCGACGTACCACGAACGGACAAAGTGCTCCAAGCGAGCAGggatattcttattttccgTCAGTATTGTCGTATATATTTCGCCATTTACATGACATTCGGTATAATTCGGAATCACGAACTAACAGCAGCGCTCCCAAGCGTTTTCAATGGCTTTCAACGCAACGATTGCAACAAGAAGTTTTCGCTTTGGTGGATTCTCATGTATTTTCccattctttccttctcccacTTCCCTATTACTATCTTAGATCTCTTTATCAGACAGACACAATTTCATGCCTCTTCACCTTATGATTCACGGTCATACATAAAAcgagtatatgtatttaacacTCGTTATCCTTATCTACCGTTATGATTACGTTCCTAGGTTTTATTATAtctcaatataataaaaaatattcattaccTGCGAGTAAATGGTTTCCAATATCGTCGACTGATAACATGCATGACGTGgaatttctattgttaattcataaattttaaaagtCAAATCGATCCACTTAACTTTTTGCGCACAAGGCGCTCCTTCATATCGATAGACCGGATGTGATAATCGATTCGATTGTTCGACTTACGCGGTTGCTTaaattaccgttattctcaCATACATTTACACAATTTTACAGATTCgcatattaatcatattatctATCTACTTCATTTATCTTCATTAGTTACAATCAAATTTGGAAGATgcgatttttgaaaaaaaaagtaggcatattcatttttaatatttttttcttttttatagttttcaatataaaaacattttcatgATACTTTCTTAACTAATATGCTTTACATATTTCtcaaataaattgtaaacatAACTGTGTCCTATTATACAAGAAGTCATAACATAACcaaagcttttctttttccttcgctCAAAGCAgatattaaatagaataaaaaaattattttaagtatgTACATTGTATAATTCAcgtgttatatattttacaattttgtgtcttattctatttcttattttttacggacgtttttcttcttttctaaagCTAAAACATatagttttataataaatataaaaataaaggataatGTAAGTATACACTTGAGAAAGAAACATACCTTTACGTTCTTCTGCAATTTCCGCTCTTCTATCCTTCATATGCATAGGTAATTTATCTAACATCTTTTCTATGAAATTATCTACAACTAAAGACCTGTTCATTGATTTAACTGGAGCTCGACAAACTGGACATTCTCTGCGTTTCTTATTCCATGTATTAATACAATGAAGACAAAATGTATGCATACAATTCAAAGTCGTtgcttttataaataattcagaGCATACACTACATGTCAATTGTTCGTCCATTATATTACTAACTGTGTCCATTGCATCTTTGGATATGATGATATTGTCCATATTATTTTCTGTCAGATCTATAGTATCTATAATACGTAGATTCGAGGTATCCACAACTTCAAGCAATATACAACTGTCTTCCTTAAGCATGCTAGATCCAGGTGCTTgtaattttaaagagaaaaaaaaaataaagcagtgaatgaaatattaaaaataagtggaaattatttaaatatgtacatatttcataattaaaaaaataccaTTTTGTGATCGTACAGAGActgatttaatttctttatcttttaaagcTTTTTCAGTTTCTTTAAGCTTTTCTTCTAGTTCAATTTTTTCAGTTAATAATTGCGCTtggatatttttctcttccttaaCTCTATTCTCCATCATATTCTTCCATTCTGCTTGTTGCTCTTCCCTCCATTTTTCCAtttgttctttcattttaatttccaataattctttttcttgtttacttATATCAAGTGCCTCTTGCcatttttgtctctcttcATTTAAACGAGCTTCAAATTGAgtcctttcattttctaacTTTTTCAGTAATTTAGAAtacatattttgtaaatatttttcttgattattACCAGCTGCTATTTTATCTTCTAATTTTACAATCTGATTCTTTAAATCTTCCTTATCATGTACCATATCCCAttgtttcaataaaatattcaattcttCTTTTAACTCTAATTGTTCTTTTTGCTTATTTTCTAACTTAtcctttaattcttttctctgaCTTTCATGACTTTCAACAAATGTCCTTTGCTCTGTCAAGACGTCGTTAAACAATTGTTTGTCAATTCGCTGCTTCTTAGGATTAGTTTCTTCCGTAAGATTAAGAGTAAACACATACTTATAATTGCTATTTGCACTAAGCTGAATAATATCTCCAACCAAAATTTTTCTTGTACTTCCTGATTCAAGAACAACATCATTAACAAAAGTATAACTAGAACTTAAATCCTTGATAGTCCATTCACCATTCCCTTCATATCTTATAATACAATGTTTTCTAGATATCAATGTGTCCAATATAATCTCATCGTTATCTCTTGCTCTTCCTATTTTGAACTgttcgaagaaataatttgttttttttataatttttttttactaatataaaatacacatgcaaaatataatgaaattccagaaattaacaataaaaaaggattaattaattacaaaaaaataataagtaataataaacaattaccTCAGATTTATCAATATGAATATCACGAGCTGCAGCACcatttctatttaatcttaCTAATATTGGTTCCAGAATCTTTACTTCATTATCCGGCATAGGACTTCTTTTCATGGTtgaattttccatttttataagaaacaatgaaaaagatgCAGAAACATCGGATATATATAGGTTATCTATTTTGACCGCATTTATAGTTTATTATGCTTCTCTTGGTCGCTTATTTGTTgataattgattataataaatatttaaagcaaaatatttataaatctattatttGCTTAAAAAATGTTAGTTTCAACGcagttaatataaaaaaatttaattattgacAATTTTGTACTTAAAACAAACACGCCTCTCTCATTTCTTAAATCGCGCCACCTCGTGAATTGAACTTAAACGAATATCTAAAGAAAATGCTTTATCTTAGAGAGTTAACTTACttagaattcttttttatcgatatataatttgtaatttacgatattttttttgtatttcgtaaaatattcattatcatagcattaaaaataatttcataagaattatagatgaaataataacatatgatttttaatttcaatcgttAAATCCAATCCATA
The genomic region above belongs to Vespa crabro chromosome 2, iyVesCrab1.2, whole genome shotgun sequence and contains:
- the LOC124422087 gene encoding E3 ubiquitin-protein ligase HECTD1 isoform X3, coding for MTDVDPETLLEWLSMGQGDERDMQLIALEQLCMLLLMSDNVDRCFECCPPRTFLPALCRIFLDEFAPDSVLEVTARAITYYLDVSAECTRRVVAMEGAVKAICGRLSGAGLGSRASRDLAEQCIKVLELVCAREAGAVFEAGGLPCALCFIREHGARVHRDTLHSAMAVVTRLCGKVEPQDKTLPDCVEALSTLLRHEDAHVADGALRCFASLADRFSRRGTDPAPLACNGLVSELLYRLSNAAGPGTSVTAASSNPKTPPPPTTAATSEPRSCASVSTIISLLSTLCRGSPSITHDLLRSELPDAIEKALKGDERCALDSMRLVDLLLVLLFEGRSALGRGTTGGPSGPLLPRLRRLDSAGEKSHRQLIDCIRSKDTDALIEAIDSGGIEVNFMDDVGQTLLNWASAFGTQEMVEFLCDRGADVNKGQRSSSLHYAACFGRPAIAKVLLRHGANPDLRDEDGKTPLDKARERVDEGHREVAAILQSPGEWMLPPNQEHRKPEAETEEFTEPKGDPEMAPVYLKRLLPVFCTTFQSTMLPSVRKASLSLIRKMVHYIQPELLVETCGSDTGGCGAMLVEVIANVLDNEEDEDGHLVVLQMIQDLMIKGKDEFLEHFARLGIFSKVASLAGPQEVAPEPEAEQNQSGQEQTMEDARELLIGRAYHWRDWCICRGRDCLYVWSDAAALELSNGSNGWFRFILDGKLATMYSSGSPEGGTDTSGKGRNTESLTTEENRGEFLEKLQRARSQVKPNSASQPVLSRPGPTRLVVGNWALSSRKESELCIHNSDGQQQATILREDLPGFIFESNRGTKHSFTAETSLGPEFAAGWAGKRGKRLRSKTEAIKQKVKVQAQDIYERYFKAAQAQPRGVVAKLGAIVNQIEKACQKQQSGNREWRTILQSSLEELKILLNEEGRVSAYELHSSGLVQTLLSLLAAPPGPQPPTLRTTKMRLQRIAVFKSCFQTKDANREHNSAKILVHKLVSVLESIEKLPVYLYDTPGSGYGLQILTRRLRFRLEKASGESSLIDRSGRSLKMEPLSTIQQLENHLLKMVAKQWHDHDRSTFTFVKKLKEGNKLTFKYQHDFDENGILYWIGTNARSCAEWVNPGQYGLVVVTSSDGRNLPYGHLEDILSRDASALNCHTNDDKRAWFSIDLGVWVIPSVYTLRHARGYGRSALRNWVFQASKDGIIWTTLYAHVDDCSLNEPGSTATWTLEPPSDETQGWRHLRLQQIGKNASGQTHYLSVSGFEVYGEVTGVCEDLGRAAREAEAGVRKQRRLIKTQVLRHLVAGARVVRGLDWKWRDQDGVPPGEGTVTGELHNGWIDVTWDHGGSNSYRMGAEGKYDLRLVGTCIDVDGGAKGKSGGGVLTGRKSSSTPSLPDCTDTAIRGSVASTDQAASADNLAAKQAAESIAESVLSVARAEAVVAVTGEGGANSTGELSVVLHPRPDTTVTSDLATIVESLALNTDCPANSNSNRASSSSKSLFAAVRGNKPGGGLLSLEAAEVLDRMREGADRLRNNTNSFLSGELLGLVPVRISVSGETDENSLRIKPVPRHHPGITDAGKECSRDKEASSSAQNTTGGCPVVVTNPMSVSVPNLACSDTNNTLEPAAATGLLETFAAMARRRTLGPTGGQHIASNSNTGSNPRGPNSVSSLVRLALSPNFPGGLLSTAQSYPSLTSSSQVAGSGVTTTTGAGLGQALTMSLTSTSSDSEQVSLEDFLESCSGVASSSAGGGRTTGGPTLLTELEDDEDGVLEEEEDNDENDQEEDDEENEEEGDGCEGEYEEVMVSRNLLAAFMEEEAPQSSKRRAWDDEFVLKRQFSALIPAFDPRPGRTNINQTTDLEVPPPGSETQPSTRVGSLPMPRLSLRLKGPGLPGIPDVELPLLEPHASIFQAVQELMQLTELGSRQEKLRRIWEPTYTIIYKEAREEESSGRATPIVTLYSRNSTQNTNACTVEDVLQLLRHVFVLSTTRDDGRNNVSDIVESEDTMCWVHPDDFTSKKITNKVVQQIQDPLALAAGALPNWCEELARSCPFLLPFETRRLYFSCTAFGASRSIVWLQTQRDAVLERQRAPGLSPRRDDSHEFRVGRLKHERVSVPRGEKLLDWAEQVLKVHASRKSILEVEFVGEEGTGLGPTLEFFALVAAELQRKDLSLWLCDDEESCDNQQTCVSGEQVRPAGYYVVRPSGLFPAPLPQDSTACDRAVRYFWFLGVFLAKVLQDNRLVDLPLSRPFLKLMCRGDITNNVNEKIGLTGVTQESMSSSMSSSFISEEGEADAAYSTLEPSPWYSGLLDIEDLVVVDPVRGDFLKEILNRMAKRDRTLSDGRSSADEETSLCITHPSGTSVAIEDLALTMTYSPSSRVFQHDQVELIEGGSEIPVTVENAKQYADLTNAYCLDRGICRQLEAFKSGFSKVFPMEKLHAFSPEEVRAMLCGEQNPQWTREDLLNYTEPKLGYTRESPGFQRFVNVLVSLTGSERKAFLQFATGCSALPPGGLCNLHPRLTVVRKVDAGSGGYPSVNTCVHYLKLPEYPTEEILKERLLAATRERGFHLN